One Ananas comosus cultivar F153 linkage group 23, ASM154086v1, whole genome shotgun sequence genomic window carries:
- the LOC109728000 gene encoding DNA-directed RNA polymerase III subunit 1 isoform X1 has translation MAPVEEKLRCTKEPYIEDVGSRKIKSIRFTTLSSEEIRKSAEVQVWNNRIYGNDLQPVENGLLDRRMGSANKKIQCATCHGKFTECPGHFGYLKLTLPVFNVGYFSSILDILKCICKTCSRILLPEEDRREFLRKMRNPKADALQKNALLKKIRDKCKMFRCPRCGSSNGVVKKARTGLAIAQHFTKSVDESAEEIRSALSHKKDKQSFQAAHVITPGAAFALFKRMLDEDCEVLNLYDRPEKLIVTEIAVPPATIRPSGFVGFGRTSNEDSITSILKNIINTNSILREDLEGGAPASKCIDCWTHLQIQVVEYINSDSPSVPESKHRGLIQRLKGKQGRFRGNLSGKRVEYTGRTVISPDPNLKITEVAIPVLMALVLTYPERVSYYNIEKLRQCILNGPDKYPGANFVQKPDGSTMHLKYVNKKIVANDLKYGDIVERHLEDGDIVLFNRQPSLHRMSIMCHRARIMPWRTLRFNESVCNPYNADFDGDEMNLHVPQTEEARTEALMLMGVQNNLCTPKNGEILVASTQDFLTSSFLITRKDTFYDRATFSLMCSYMGDAMDSIDLPTPALIKPVELWTGKQLFSVLVRPNACTRVFLNLIVKEKIYTDNETMCPCDGYVYFRNSELISGQLGKVTLGNGNKDGLFSVLLRDYNSHAAASCMNRVAKLSARWIGNHGFSIGIDDVQPGEYLNQQKKKKIDEGYRECHEHISSYSKGQLTCEPGYNAAQTLELKITSVLNQIRTTAGNVCMNTLHWRNSPLIMSQCGSKGSAINISQMVACVGQQSVGGRRAPNGFIDRTLPHFPINSKTPAAKGFVANSFYTGLTATEFFFHTMGGREGLVDTAVKTAETGYMSRRLIKSLEDLSVHYDQTVRNASSGIVQFLYGDDGMDPAKMEGKDGIPLNLSQLFMKVMATCPHRVLDTLSPSEILQIMDDRLSKHDMSPEGGCSAAFKKLLTDFVNSRVVLMRNTRRALKLDEDHTEQKDISLTERIAANISGISSKQLQVFLDNCISRYHFKKVETGAAIGAIGAQSIGEPGTQMTLKTFHFAGVASMNVTLGVPRIREIINAAKNIKTPIITAKLLSDRDALSASIVKGSIEKTVLGEVAKAIQIVIKSHRPYISVKLDMGLIKALHMRISADSVQLSILNHPKIKLKPEHIRILRSDKLRIYAPEADKSQLQFSLHSLKAMLPKVIVKGIPTAERVVIDKTKQGIYKLFIEGTNLLAVMGTPGIDARNTKINHVIEVHETLGVEAARQSIIDEIHDTMRNHGMSIDKRHMMLLADVMTYKGEVLGITRFGIAKMKTSVLMLASFEKTAEHLFNASYSGREDKIDGVSECIIMGIPMRLGTGILKVKQRLEQIPDFKYVPGPVLNRSNI, from the exons ATGGCGCCTGTCGAGGAGAAGCTGAGGTGCACGAAGGAGCCCTACATCGAGGACGTGGGCTCCCGAAAGAT AAAAAGCATTCGATTCACCACGTTATCGAGTGAGGAGATTCGGAAATCGGCGGAGGTGCAGGTTTGGAATAACAGGATCTACGGCAACGATCTGCAGCCCGTGGAGAATGGTTTGCTCGATCGTCGAATG GGATCTGCGAACAAAAAAATACAGTGTGCTACTTGCCATGGGAAATTCACCGAGTGTCCGGGGCATTTTGGGTACTTGAAGCTCACGCTGCCCGTTTTCAATGTTGGCTATTTCAGTTCTATCTTGGATATTTTGAAGTGCATATGTAAG acttgtagtagaatacTACTTCCTGAGGAAGATCGCAGAGAATTTTTGAGGAAAATGAGGAATCCAAAAGCAGATGCATTACAGAAGAATGCCCTACTGAAGAAAATCAGAGACAAATGCAAAATGTTTCGCTGCCCACGCTGTGGATCTAGCAATG GTGTGGTTAAAAAGGCCAGGACTGGACTTGCCATTGCTCAACATTTTACCAAAAGTGTTGACGAAAGTGCAGAAGAAATTCGTTCTGCATTATCTCACAAAAAAGATAAACAGTCTTTTCAGGCTGCTCATGTTATAACCCCTGGGGCAGCTTTTGCACTTTTTAAAAGAATGCTTGATGAG GATTGTGAAGTGCTCAATCTTTATGATAGGCCTGAGAAGCTTATTGTGACAGAAATTGCAGTCCCGCCTGCAACTATCCGCCCTTCAGGGTTTGTGGGTTTTGGAAGAACAAG TAATGAGGACAGTATTACTAGCATACTGAAAAATATAATCAATACAAACTCTATTCTGAGAGAGGATCTTGAAGGTGGGGCTCCCGCTTCCAAGTGTATT GACTGTTGGACTCATCTTCAAATTCAAGTAGTTGAATACATAAATAGTGATTCTCCTTCTGTCCCTGAATCGAAGCATCGTGGGCTTATCCAGCGTCTTAAAGGGAAGCAAGGACGGTTTCGTGGTAATTTGTCTGGAAAACGTGTTGAATATACTGGAAGGACTGTCATTTCTCCTgatccaaatttaaaaataacagaG GTGGCTATTCCTGTTCTGATGGCCCTGGTCTTAACATACCCAGAAAGAGTTTCTTACTATAACATTGAGAAGTTACGACAATGTATACTTAATGGACCTGACAAATATCCTGGAGCAAATTTTGTCCAAAAACCTGATGGTAGTAcaat GCACTTAAAATATGTGAATAAGAAGATTGTGGCTAATGATTTGAAATATGGCGATATAGTGGAAAGGCACTTGGAAGATGGAGACATTGTCCTTTTCAATAGACAGCCGAGCTTGCATAGGATGTCAATTATGTGCCATCGG GCAAGGATAATGCCTTGGAGAACACTGAGGTTTAATGAATCTGTTTGCAATCCATATAATGCTGACTTCGATGGAGATGAAATGAACTTGCATGTTCCTCAAACAGAAGAAGCTCGTACAGAAGCTCTCATGCTAATGGGG GTGCAGAATAACTTATGTACCCCAAAGAATGGTGAAATACTAGTTGCTTCCACACAGGACTTTTTGACATCATCTTTTCTGATCACAAGAAAAGACACTTTTTATGATAGGGCTACATTCTCTCTTATGTGTTCTTACATGGGTGATGCTATGGATTCCATTGATTTGCCAACACCAGCTTTGATTAAG CCTGTTGAGCTTTGGACTGGGAAGCAATTGTTTAGTGTTCTGGTACGCCCTAATGCATGTACAAGGGTTTTCTTAAATCTTATTGTGAAGGAGAAAATCTATACTGATAATGAAACTATGTGTCCATGTGATGGTTATGTGTACTTCCGCAACAGTGAACTTATATCAGGGCAGCTCGGAAAGGTTACTCTAG gaaATGGAAACAAAGATGGCCTTTTTTCTGTTCTTCTTAGAGACTACAATTCACATGCTGCTGCAAGTTGTATGAATCGTGTGGCAAAACTGag TGCCAGGTGGATAGGGAACCATGGATTTTCAATAGGCATTGATGATGTCCAACCTGGGGAATACCTAAATcagcaaaaaaagaagaaaatcgaCGAGGGGTATAGAGAATGCCATGAACATATTTCCTCGTACTCCAAAGGCCAACTCACTTGTGAACCTGGTTACAACGCGGCTCAAACCTTGGAACTTAAGATAACTAGTGTTTTGAATCAAATTAGAACAACAGCTGGAAAT GTGTGTATGAATACACTTCATTGGAGGAACAGCCCATTGATTATGTCACAGTGTGGATCTAAAGGTTCTGCAATCAATATCAGTCAGATGGTTGCATGTGTGGGCCAGCAATCAGTTGGTGGTCGCCGAGCTCCAAATGGCTTTATTGATCGAACTCTTCCCCACTTCCCCATAAATTCAAAGACACCTGCT GCTAAAGGTTTCGTTGCTAATTCATTCTACACTGGATTGACTGCCACTGAATTCTTCTTTCATACAATGGGTGGACGAGAAGGTCTTGTTGATACAGCG GTCAAAACAGCAGAAACTGGATATATGTCACGAAGATTAATAAAGAGCTTGGAAGACCTCTCAGTTCATTACGACCAGACTGTCCGCAACGCTAGTAGTGGGATCGTTCAGTTTCTTTATGGAGATGATGGCATGGATCCAGCAAAGATGGAAGGAAAGGATGGCATCCCTTTAAATTTAAGTCAACTGTTCATGAAAGTTATG GCCACATGTCCTCATAGAGTACTTGATACTTTGTCTCCATCAGAAATTCTACAAATTATGGATGACCGGCTTTCAAAGCATGACATGTCTCCTGAGGGTGGTTGTTCTGCTGCCTTCAAGAAGTTGCTAACAGATTTCGTGAACAGTCGTGTTGTTTTGATGAGAAACACAAGAAGAGCACTTAAGTTAGATGAAGATCATACGGAGCAAAAAGATATTAGTTTAACAGAAAGAATTGCTGCAAATATTTCTGGAATTTCTTCCAAGCAACTTCAG GTGTTCTTGGATAACTGTATATCACGTTATcattttaaaaaagttgaaacaGGAGCTGCAATTGGAGCAATTGGTGCACAGAGTATAGGAGAGCCTGGAACTCAGATGACTTTAAAAACATTTCACTTTGCTGGAGTTGCTAGCATGA ATGTCACCCTCGGGGTTCCTCGCATCAGGGAAATCATCAATGCggccaaaaatataaaaacaccaATTATTACCGCCAAACTTCTCTCCGATCGTGATGCTTTATCAGCTAGTATAGTAAAGGGCTCTATTGAGAAGACTGTGTTGGGTGAG GTTGCGAAAGCTATACAGATCGTCATTAAATCACATCGCCCTTATATCAGTGTAAAGCTTGACATGGGATTAATCAAAGCCTTGCATATGAGGATTTCTGCTGATAGTGTCCAACTTTCTATCttgaatcatccaaaaataaaGCTAAAACCAGAG CATATTCGTATCCTTCGAAGTGACAAGTTAAGAATATATGCTCCTGAAGCTGATAAGAGCCAACTTCAGTTTAGCTTGCACTCTTTAAAGGCAATGCTTCCAAAGGTTATTGTAAAG GGTATCCCAACTGCAGAGCGTGTTGTTATCGACAAAACCAAGCAAGGAATTTACAAACTTTTCATAGAAGG CACAAACCTTTTAGCAGTGATGGGAACTCCTGGGATTGATGCGAGAAATACCAAGATTAATCACGTTATTGAGGTACATGAAACGCTTGGAGTTGAAGCAGCAAGGCAATCTATCATTGATGAAATTCACGACACCATGCGTAACCATGGAATGAGCATCGACAAGAGACATATGATGCTTCTGGCTGATGTGATGACTTACAAG GGAGAAGTTCTTGGAATAACAAGATTTGGCATTGCGAAGATGAAGACCAGTGTTCTTATGCTAGCATCCTTTGAGAAAACTGCAGAACACCTTTTCAATGCTTCATACAGTGGTAGGGAGGATAAGATTGATGGAGTAAGTGAATGCATCATTATGGGTATACCAATGCGGCTGGGAACCGGAATCCTCAAAGTTAAACAAAG GCTTGAGCAGATACCCGATTTTAAATATGTGCCTGGTCCAGTTTTGAATAGAAGTAATATCTAA
- the LOC109728000 gene encoding DNA-directed RNA polymerase III subunit 1 isoform X2: MAPVEEKLRCTKEPYIEDVGSRKIKSIRFTTLSSEEIRKSAEVQVWNNRIYGNDLQPVENGLLDRRMGSANKKIQCATCHGKFTECPGHFGYLKLTLPVFNVGYFSSILDILKCICKTCSRILLPEEDRREFLRKMRNPKADALQKNALLKKIRDKCKMFRCPRCGSSNGVVKKARTGLAIAQHFTKSVDESAEEIRSALSHKKDKQSFQAAHVITPGAAFALFKRMLDEDCEVLNLYDRPEKLIVTEIAVPPATIRPSGFVGFGRTSNEDSITSILKNIINTNSILREDLEGGAPASKCIDCWTHLQIQVVEYINSDSPSVPESKHRGLIQRLKGKQGRFRGNLSGKRVEYTGRTVISPDPNLKITEVAIPVLMALVLTYPERVSYYNIEKLRQCILNGPDKYPGANFVQKPDGSTMHLKYVNKKIVANDLKYGDIVERHLEDGDIVLFNRQPSLHRMSIMCHRARIMPWRTLRFNESVCNPYNADFDGDEMNLHVPQTEEARTEALMLMGVQNNLCTPKNGEILVASTQDFLTSSFLITRKDTFYDRATFSLMCSFMGDAMDSIDLPTPALIKPVELWTGKQLFSVLVRPNACTRVFLNLIVKEKIYTDNETMCPCDGYVYFRNSELISGQLGKVTLGNGNKDGLFSVLLRDYNSHAAASCMNRVAKLSARWIGNHGFSIGIDDVQPGEYLNQQKKKKIDEGYRECHEHISSYSKGQLTCEPGYNAAQTLELKITSVLNQIRTTAGNVCMNTLHWRNSPLIMSQCGSKGSAINISQMVACVGQQSVGGRRAPNGFIDRTLPHFPINSKTPAAKGFVANSFYTGLTATEFFFHTMGGREGLVDTAVKTAETGYMSRRLIKSLEDLSVHYDQTVRNASSGIVQFLYGDDGMDPAKMEGKDGIPLNLSQLFMKVMATCPHRVLDTLSPSEILQIMDDRLSKHDMSPEGGCSAAFKKLLTDFVNSRVVLMRNTRRALKLDEDHTEQKDISLTERIAANISGISSKQLQVFLDNCISRYHFKKVETGAAIGAIGAQSIGEPGTQMTLKTFHFAGVASMNVTLGVPRIREIINAAKNIKTPIITAKLLSDRDALSASIVKGSIEKTVLGEVAKAIQIVIKSHRPYISVKLDMGLIKALHMRISADSVQLSILNHPKIKLKPEHIRILRSDKLRIYAPEADKSQLQFSLHSLKAMLPKVIVKGIPTAERVVIDKTKQGIYKLFIEGTNLLAVMGTPGIDARNTKINHVIEVHETLGVEAARQSIIDEIHDTMRNHGMSIDKRHMMLLADVMTYKGEVLGITRFGIAKMKTSVLMLASFEKTAEHLFNASYSGREDKIDGVSECIIMGIPMRLGTGILKVKQRLEQIPDFKYVPGPVLNRSNI; encoded by the exons ATGGCGCCTGTCGAGGAGAAGCTGAGGTGCACGAAGGAGCCCTACATCGAGGACGTGGGCTCCCGAAAGAT AAAAAGCATTCGATTCACCACGTTATCGAGTGAGGAGATTCGGAAATCGGCGGAGGTGCAGGTTTGGAATAACAGGATCTACGGCAACGATCTGCAGCCCGTGGAGAATGGTTTGCTCGATCGTCGAATG GGATCTGCGAACAAAAAAATACAGTGTGCTACTTGCCATGGGAAATTCACCGAGTGTCCGGGGCATTTTGGGTACTTGAAGCTCACGCTGCCCGTTTTCAATGTTGGCTATTTCAGTTCTATCTTGGATATTTTGAAGTGCATATGTAAG acttgtagtagaatacTACTTCCTGAGGAAGATCGCAGAGAATTTTTGAGGAAAATGAGGAATCCAAAAGCAGATGCATTACAGAAGAATGCCCTACTGAAGAAAATCAGAGACAAATGCAAAATGTTTCGCTGCCCACGCTGTGGATCTAGCAATG GTGTGGTTAAAAAGGCCAGGACTGGACTTGCCATTGCTCAACATTTTACCAAAAGTGTTGACGAAAGTGCAGAAGAAATTCGTTCTGCATTATCTCACAAAAAAGATAAACAGTCTTTTCAGGCTGCTCATGTTATAACCCCTGGGGCAGCTTTTGCACTTTTTAAAAGAATGCTTGATGAG GATTGTGAAGTGCTCAATCTTTATGATAGGCCTGAGAAGCTTATTGTGACAGAAATTGCAGTCCCGCCTGCAACTATCCGCCCTTCAGGGTTTGTGGGTTTTGGAAGAACAAG TAATGAGGACAGTATTACTAGCATACTGAAAAATATAATCAATACAAACTCTATTCTGAGAGAGGATCTTGAAGGTGGGGCTCCCGCTTCCAAGTGTATT GACTGTTGGACTCATCTTCAAATTCAAGTAGTTGAATACATAAATAGTGATTCTCCTTCTGTCCCTGAATCGAAGCATCGTGGGCTTATCCAGCGTCTTAAAGGGAAGCAAGGACGGTTTCGTGGTAATTTGTCTGGAAAACGTGTTGAATATACTGGAAGGACTGTCATTTCTCCTgatccaaatttaaaaataacagaG GTGGCTATTCCTGTTCTGATGGCCCTGGTCTTAACATACCCAGAAAGAGTTTCTTACTATAACATTGAGAAGTTACGACAATGTATACTTAATGGACCTGACAAATATCCTGGAGCAAATTTTGTCCAAAAACCTGATGGTAGTAcaat GCACTTAAAATATGTGAATAAGAAGATTGTGGCTAATGATTTGAAATATGGCGATATAGTGGAAAGGCACTTGGAAGATGGAGACATTGTCCTTTTCAATAGACAGCCGAGCTTGCATAGGATGTCAATTATGTGCCATCGG GCAAGGATAATGCCTTGGAGAACACTGAGGTTTAATGAATCTGTTTGCAATCCATATAATGCTGACTTCGATGGAGATGAAATGAACTTGCATGTTCCTCAAACAGAAGAAGCTCGTACAGAAGCTCTCATGCTAATGGGG GTGCAGAATAACTTATGTACCCCAAAAAATGGTGAAATACTAGTTGCTTCCACACAGGACTTTTTGACATCATCTTTTCTGATCACAAGAAAAGACACTTTTTATGATAGGGCTACATTCTCTCTTATGTGTTCTTTCATGGGTGATGCTATGGATTCCATTGATTTGCCAACACCAGCTTTGATTAAG CCTGTTGAGCTTTGGACTGGGAAGCAATTGTTTAGTGTTCTGGTACGCCCTAATGCATGTACAAGGGTTTTCTTAAATCTTATTGTGAAGGAGAAAATCTATACTGATAATGAAACTATGTGTCCATGTGATGGTTATGTGTACTTCCGCAACAGTGAACTTATATCAGGGCAGCTCGGAAAGGTTACTCTAG gaaATGGAAACAAAGATGGCCTTTTTTCTGTTCTTCTTAGAGACTACAATTCACATGCTGCTGCAAGTTGTATGAATCGTGTGGCAAAACTGag TGCCAGGTGGATAGGGAACCATGGATTTTCAATAGGCATTGATGATGTCCAACCTGGGGAATACCTAAATcagcaaaaaaagaagaaaatcgaCGAGGGGTATAGAGAATGCCATGAACATATTTCCTCGTACTCCAAAGGCCAACTCACTTGTGAACCTGGTTACAACGCGGCTCAAACCTTGGAACTTAAGATAACTAGTGTTTTGAATCAAATTAGAACAACAGCTGGAAAT GTGTGTATGAATACACTTCATTGGAGGAACAGCCCATTGATTATGTCACAGTGTGGATCTAAAGGTTCTGCAATCAATATCAGTCAGATGGTTGCATGTGTGGGCCAGCAATCAGTTGGTGGTCGCCGAGCTCCAAATGGCTTTATTGATCGAACTCTTCCCCACTTCCCCATAAATTCAAAGACACCTGCT GCTAAAGGTTTCGTTGCTAATTCATTCTACACTGGATTGACTGCCACTGAATTCTTCTTTCATACAATGGGTGGACGAGAAGGTCTTGTTGATACAGCG GTCAAAACAGCAGAAACTGGATATATGTCACGAAGATTAATAAAGAGCTTGGAAGACCTCTCAGTTCATTACGACCAGACTGTCCGCAACGCTAGTAGTGGGATCGTTCAGTTTCTTTATGGAGATGATGGCATGGATCCAGCAAAGATGGAAGGAAAGGATGGCATCCCTTTAAATTTAAGTCAACTGTTCATGAAAGTTATG GCCACATGTCCTCATAGAGTACTTGATACTTTGTCTCCATCAGAAATTCTACAAATTATGGATGACCGGCTTTCAAAGCATGACATGTCTCCTGAGGGTGGTTGTTCTGCTGCCTTCAAGAAGTTGCTAACAGATTTCGTGAACAGTCGTGTTGTTTTGATGAGAAACACAAGAAGAGCACTTAAGTTAGATGAAGATCATACGGAGCAAAAAGATATTAGTTTAACAGAAAGAATTGCTGCAAATATTTCTGGAATTTCTTCCAAGCAACTTCAG GTGTTCTTGGATAACTGTATATCACGTTATcattttaaaaaagttgaaacaGGAGCTGCAATTGGAGCAATTGGTGCACAGAGTATAGGAGAGCCTGGAACTCAGATGACTTTAAAAACATTTCACTTTGCTGGAGTTGCTAGCATGA ATGTCACCCTCGGGGTTCCTCGCATCAGGGAAATCATCAATGCggccaaaaatataaaaacaccaATTATTACCGCCAAACTTCTCTCCGATCGTGATGCTTTATCAGCTAGTATAGTAAAGGGCTCTATTGAGAAGACTGTGTTGGGTGAG GTTGCGAAAGCTATACAGATCGTCATTAAATCACATCGCCCTTATATCAGTGTAAAGCTTGACATGGGATTAATCAAAGCCTTGCATATGAGGATTTCTGCTGATAGTGTCCAACTTTCTATCttgaatcatccaaaaataaaGCTAAAACCAGAG CATATTCGTATCCTTCGAAGTGACAAGTTAAGAATATATGCTCCTGAAGCTGATAAGAGCCAACTTCAGTTTAGCTTGCACTCTTTAAAGGCAATGCTTCCAAAGGTTATTGTAAAG GGTATCCCAACTGCAGAGCGTGTTGTTATCGACAAAACCAAGCAAGGAATTTACAAACTTTTCATAGAAGG CACAAACCTTTTAGCAGTGATGGGAACTCCTGGGATTGATGCGAGAAATACCAAGATTAATCACGTTATTGAGGTACATGAAACGCTTGGAGTTGAAGCAGCAAGGCAATCTATCATTGATGAAATTCACGACACCATGCGTAACCATGGAATGAGCATCGACAAGAGACATATGATGCTTCTGGCTGATGTGATGACTTACAAG GGAGAAGTTCTTGGAATAACAAGATTTGGCATTGCGAAGATGAAGACCAGTGTTCTTATGCTAGCATCCTTTGAGAAAACTGCAGAACACCTTTTCAATGCTTCATACAGTGGTAGGGAGGATAAGATTGATGGAGTAAGTGAATGCATCATTATGGGTATACCAATGCGGCTGGGAACCGGAATCCTCAAAGTTAAACAAAG GCTTGAGCAGATACCCGATTTTAAATATGTGCCTGGTCCAGTTTTGAATAGAAGTAATATCTAA